DNA from Candidatus Methylacidiphilales bacterium:
AGCTTTTTCTAGACTTATGCTTAGATGCGCTGCCATAAAGTTTATGTTAAATAACCATAATACACATACTATCCAAATGCACACTTATCTGAACCGAACCTACGATAAAATAAAAACACCTCCATTTGACGCGAAGCAAGCACTCGAAGTCTAATTAGTAATACAGACTAAAATTAAGTAGCACTATGAGCCGGATCGTTCGAGCAGGTCTAATCCAAGCCTCAAGTGCAGGGATTGAGACAACACAGATCAAAAAAATAAAAGAACACTTGATCCAAAAGCATCTTACGTTCGTCGAAGAAGCGGCCCGAGCCGGTGTCCAAGTTCTATGTTTGCAAGAGCTATTTTTTGCCCCGTATTTTTGTGCTGAACAAACAACGCGCTGGTATGAGCTTGCCGAGCGAATTCCCGAGGGGCCAACCACGCGGTTATTTTGTGAGATCGCTCAAAGACACTCAATGGTGATGGTGGTCCCTATCTACGAAGAAGAAGGCGAAGGATTGTTTTACAACGCCGCAGCTGTGATTGATGCAGACGGAAAGTATCTCGGTAAATATCGTAAAAACCACCTTCCTCAATGTGATCCAGGTTTTTGGGAGAAGTTTTACTTTCGTCCTGGAAACTTAGGCTATCCCGTTTTTGAAACGGCCGTCGGCAAGATCGGCGTCTATATCTGCTACGATCGACATTTCCCAGAAGGCGCACGTTGCTTGGGC
Protein-coding regions in this window:
- a CDS encoding acyltransferase — encoded protein: MSRIVRAGLIQASSAGIETTQIKKIKEHLIQKHLTFVEEAARAGVQVLCLQELFFAPYFCAEQTTRWYELAERIPEGPTTRLFCEIAQRHSMVMVVPIYEEEGEGLFYNAAAVIDADGKYLGKYRKNHLPQCDPGFWEKFYFRPGNLGYPVFETAVGKIGVYICYDRHFPEGARCLGLNGAEIVFNPSATVAGLSEYLWKLEQPAHAAANQYFIGAINRVGVEKPWQIGEFYGQSYFCNPRGEIIQIASRDREEVLIADLNLDMIREVRKVWQFYRDRRPETYEAITAP